Proteins encoded by one window of Kribbella flavida DSM 17836:
- the xylA gene encoding xylose isomerase, whose product MTGFTPSKADKFSFGLWTVGWEGVDVFGTAVRAPLDPVLAVEKLAELGAAAISFHDDDLVPDDAQRRQVLERFTKALADTGMVVEMATTNLFAHPVFKDGGLTANDRDVRRYALAKVLRNVDLAAELGATTYVLWGGREGSESGGSKDVGAALDRYKESMDLLTTYVREQGYDLRFALEPKPNEPRGDILLPTIGHAIAFINDLEHPELVGINPEVGHEQMAGLNYAHGIAQALWHGKLFHIDLNGQHGPRFDQDLRFGAGNLREAFWTVDVLQGSQGRPGYDGYVHFDYKPPRTEDLDGVWETARGCMRNYLVLREKVAAFRADPEVAEALAAARVADLSEPTLGAGESLDDLRKASYDPDALAQRGLGFERLDQLAMDHLLGIR is encoded by the coding sequence ATGACCGGTTTTACCCCGAGCAAGGCCGACAAGTTCTCCTTCGGCTTGTGGACGGTCGGCTGGGAAGGCGTCGACGTCTTCGGTACGGCGGTCCGCGCGCCGCTCGACCCGGTGCTGGCGGTGGAGAAGCTGGCCGAGCTGGGTGCCGCCGCGATCTCGTTCCACGACGACGACCTGGTCCCGGACGACGCGCAGCGCCGGCAGGTGCTCGAGCGGTTCACCAAGGCGCTGGCCGACACCGGGATGGTGGTCGAGATGGCCACCACGAACCTGTTCGCCCACCCGGTGTTCAAGGACGGCGGCCTGACCGCGAACGACCGCGACGTCCGCCGGTACGCGCTCGCGAAGGTGCTGCGCAACGTCGACCTGGCCGCCGAGCTGGGCGCGACGACGTACGTGCTGTGGGGCGGCCGGGAGGGCTCGGAGTCGGGCGGTTCCAAGGACGTCGGCGCCGCGCTGGACCGGTACAAGGAGTCGATGGACCTGCTCACGACGTACGTGCGCGAGCAGGGCTACGACCTGCGGTTCGCACTGGAGCCGAAGCCGAACGAGCCGCGCGGCGACATCTTGCTGCCGACGATCGGGCACGCGATCGCGTTCATCAACGACCTGGAGCACCCCGAGCTGGTCGGCATCAACCCCGAGGTCGGGCACGAGCAGATGGCGGGGCTGAACTACGCCCACGGCATCGCCCAGGCGCTGTGGCACGGCAAGCTGTTCCACATCGACCTGAACGGGCAGCACGGGCCGCGGTTCGACCAGGACCTGCGCTTCGGCGCCGGCAACCTGCGGGAGGCGTTCTGGACTGTGGACGTGCTGCAGGGCTCGCAGGGCCGGCCCGGGTACGACGGGTACGTGCACTTCGACTACAAGCCGCCGCGCACCGAGGACCTGGACGGCGTCTGGGAGACCGCGCGCGGCTGCATGCGCAACTACCTGGTCCTGCGGGAGAAGGTGGCCGCGTTCCGGGCCGACCCGGAGGTCGCCGAGGCCCTCGCCGCGGCGCGGGTGGCCGACCTGTCCGAGCCGACGCTCGGCGCGGGGGAGTCGCTCGACGACCTGCGCAAGGCGTCGTACGACCCGGACGCGCTGGCTCAGCGGGGCCTCGGGTTCGAGCGGCTCGACCAGCTCGCGATGGATCACCTGCTGGGTATTCGATAA
- a CDS encoding Gfo/Idh/MocA family protein, translated as MTNLGIGLIGYAFMGAAHSQAWRSAPRFFDLPLHPDLNVLCGRDAEAVRAAAGKLGWSTTETDWRTLLERDDVQLVDVCTPGDSHAEIAIAALEAGKHVLCEKPLANTVAEAEAMAAAAAKAAAGGIRSMVGFTYRRVPAIALARKLVADGKIGTVRHVRAQYLQDWIADPEAPLSWRLDKDKAGSGALGDIGAHIVDLTQFITGDRIAEVSGRLETFVKERPKPEAHSGLSGTASAERGPVTVDDAAVFLATFRGGALGVFEATRFATGRKNAIRIEINGSKGSLAFDFEDMNLLHFYDATEDPETAGFRRILATEPVHPYVAGWWPPGHLLGYEHGFTHQVVDLVTAIAEGKDPEPSFADGLQVQRVLAAVETSSTSRQWQEIPE; from the coding sequence ATGACGAACCTGGGCATCGGCCTGATCGGGTACGCCTTCATGGGCGCGGCCCACTCCCAGGCCTGGCGCAGCGCGCCGCGCTTTTTCGACCTGCCGCTGCACCCGGACCTGAACGTGCTGTGCGGCCGCGACGCCGAGGCGGTGCGAGCGGCCGCCGGCAAGCTCGGCTGGAGCACCACCGAGACCGACTGGCGCACGCTGCTCGAGCGTGACGACGTCCAGCTGGTCGACGTCTGTACGCCGGGCGACAGCCACGCCGAGATCGCGATCGCCGCGCTCGAGGCCGGCAAGCACGTGCTGTGCGAGAAGCCGCTGGCCAACACCGTCGCGGAGGCCGAGGCGATGGCCGCCGCGGCGGCGAAGGCGGCGGCCGGCGGGATCAGGTCGATGGTCGGGTTCACCTACCGGCGAGTCCCGGCGATCGCGCTGGCCCGCAAACTGGTGGCCGACGGCAAGATCGGTACCGTCCGGCACGTCCGGGCGCAGTACCTGCAGGACTGGATCGCGGACCCCGAGGCGCCACTGTCGTGGCGGCTGGACAAGGACAAGGCCGGCTCCGGCGCGCTCGGCGACATCGGCGCGCACATCGTCGACCTGACCCAGTTCATCACCGGGGACCGGATCGCCGAGGTGAGTGGCCGGCTCGAGACGTTCGTCAAGGAGCGTCCCAAGCCCGAGGCGCACAGCGGCCTGTCCGGTACGGCGAGCGCCGAGCGCGGTCCGGTCACCGTGGACGACGCCGCGGTGTTCCTCGCCACCTTCCGCGGCGGTGCACTCGGCGTCTTCGAGGCGACCCGGTTCGCGACCGGCCGCAAGAACGCGATCCGGATCGAGATCAACGGCTCGAAGGGCAGCTTGGCGTTCGACTTCGAGGACATGAACCTGCTGCACTTCTACGACGCGACCGAGGACCCGGAGACGGCCGGGTTCCGGCGCATCCTGGCGACCGAGCCGGTGCACCCGTACGTCGCCGGCTGGTGGCCGCCGGGTCACCTGCTCGGCTACGAGCACGGCTTCACCCACCAAGTGGTCGACCTGGTCACGGCGATTGCCGAAGGCAAGGACCCTGAGCCGTCGTTCGCCGACGGCCTGCAGGTCCAGCGTGTGCTGGCCGCCGTCGAGACCAGCTCGACCTCCCGACAATGGCAGGAGATCCCCGAATGA
- a CDS encoding substrate-binding domain-containing protein, with protein MSARPVRFLKVAGIAGLSSLALIACTSNTPEAEKTSDSNTTQAAAGGGSNDAPGQKVRIGFSAPAADHGWMAAITKATQAEAKKFSDVELVVAEGTNDVNQQISQVETFINQKVDAIVLLPFDGAALTAVAVKAMEAGITVVNVDREFSSNFAARTTVLGDNKGMGVSAGTYICQEMKGKKDAVIAEIAGIDSLPLTQARSQGFKEALADCGLKVSNRVAAEFTVESGEKAAANLLQAAPKIDALWNHDDDQGVGVMAAIKNSGRKEFFVVGGAGSANVMRDIKAGNTLMRATVIYPSTQGADGVRLARLLVQKKALGDLVEVEVPRTVQLYAPVVTKDNVDQYLPTAFES; from the coding sequence ATGTCCGCACGACCCGTCCGGTTCCTGAAGGTCGCCGGTATCGCCGGCCTGAGCTCGCTGGCGCTGATCGCCTGCACCAGCAACACCCCGGAGGCCGAGAAGACCTCCGACAGCAACACCACCCAGGCGGCGGCCGGCGGCGGCAGCAACGACGCGCCGGGCCAGAAGGTCCGGATCGGCTTCTCCGCGCCGGCCGCCGACCACGGCTGGATGGCCGCCATCACCAAGGCCACCCAGGCCGAGGCGAAGAAGTTCAGCGACGTGGAGCTGGTCGTCGCCGAGGGCACCAACGACGTGAACCAGCAGATCAGCCAGGTGGAGACCTTCATCAACCAGAAGGTCGACGCGATCGTGCTGCTGCCGTTCGACGGCGCCGCGCTCACCGCGGTCGCGGTCAAGGCGATGGAGGCCGGCATCACGGTGGTCAACGTCGACCGCGAGTTCAGCAGCAACTTCGCCGCCCGCACCACGGTGCTCGGCGACAACAAGGGCATGGGGGTGTCGGCCGGCACCTACATCTGCCAGGAGATGAAGGGCAAGAAGGACGCGGTGATCGCCGAGATCGCCGGCATCGACTCGCTGCCGCTGACCCAGGCCCGCAGCCAGGGCTTCAAGGAGGCGCTGGCCGACTGCGGTCTGAAGGTCAGCAACCGGGTCGCCGCGGAGTTCACCGTCGAGTCCGGTGAGAAGGCCGCCGCCAACCTGCTGCAGGCCGCTCCGAAGATCGACGCGCTCTGGAACCACGACGACGACCAGGGCGTCGGCGTGATGGCGGCGATCAAGAACTCCGGCCGCAAGGAGTTCTTCGTCGTCGGCGGCGCCGGCTCGGCGAACGTGATGCGTGACATCAAGGCCGGCAACACGCTGATGCGGGCGACCGTCATCTACCCGTCCACGCAGGGCGCGGACGGCGTCCGGCTGGCCCGGCTGCTGGTGCAGAAGAAGGCCCTCGGCGACCTGGTGGAGGTCGAGGTCCCGCGCACCGTGCAGCTGTACGCCCCGGTCGTCACCAAGGACAACGTCGACCAGTACCTGCCGACCGCCTTCGAGAGCTGA
- a CDS encoding ABC transporter permease, translating to MGEEVARPGTTPEGPNGKSPVQDSVPSTTGATPGGAPAAGGVSKEAAGAGSPGRRAGAEAPASPLGAGLPAQAAQGPRDGLPAQALDGATASATASGQTTTTQPAAPRRTGGLGLFSGGIGRNVGLLVALVLLCIVGVATAGDTFATGANLLTILRAAAVIGVVSVGMTFVITGGGIDLSVGAILALASVWATTLATQQMALDYGVIFMVSTALLVGAACGLVNGVLVAYGKIVPFIATLAMLAAARGLAEIISDRRTQIITVNSFSDVFGGSLIGVPVLVWMFVLVAALGWVLLNRTTFGRRTFAVGGNAEAARLAGIKVQRHTVALYVLLGVCCGIAAVMLMARTTTGTSTHGVLYELDAIAAVVIGGTLLSGGRGTIVGTVFGVLIFTTLNNVFTLNNLSLSAQSVAKGLIIVIAVLLQQRLAARATSS from the coding sequence ATGGGCGAGGAAGTCGCACGACCAGGAACAACCCCCGAGGGACCGAACGGAAAGTCCCCCGTCCAGGACTCCGTCCCCAGCACCACCGGCGCGACGCCAGGCGGCGCGCCGGCGGCGGGAGGGGTCTCGAAGGAAGCGGCCGGCGCGGGATCGCCCGGCCGCCGGGCGGGCGCCGAGGCTCCGGCTTCGCCGCTCGGCGCCGGGTTGCCGGCGCAGGCGGCCCAGGGGCCGCGGGACGGACTCCCGGCCCAGGCCCTCGACGGAGCGACCGCGTCAGCGACCGCCTCCGGGCAGACGACCACGACCCAGCCGGCAGCGCCGCGGCGTACCGGCGGACTGGGGTTGTTCTCCGGCGGGATCGGGCGCAACGTCGGACTCTTGGTGGCGCTGGTGCTGCTCTGCATCGTGGGCGTCGCAACCGCCGGCGACACGTTCGCCACCGGAGCCAACCTGCTGACGATTCTGCGGGCCGCCGCGGTGATCGGTGTGGTCAGTGTCGGTATGACCTTCGTCATCACCGGCGGCGGCATCGACCTGTCGGTCGGCGCGATCCTCGCCCTCGCCTCGGTCTGGGCGACCACCCTGGCCACCCAGCAGATGGCGCTCGACTACGGCGTGATCTTCATGGTCAGCACCGCCCTGCTGGTCGGCGCCGCCTGCGGCCTGGTCAACGGCGTGCTCGTTGCCTACGGCAAGATCGTGCCGTTCATCGCGACGCTGGCGATGCTGGCCGCCGCCCGCGGCCTGGCCGAGATCATCTCCGACCGCCGGACCCAGATCATCACCGTCAACTCGTTCAGCGACGTCTTCGGCGGCTCGCTGATCGGCGTTCCGGTGCTGGTCTGGATGTTCGTGCTCGTCGCGGCGCTGGGCTGGGTGCTGCTGAACCGGACCACCTTCGGCCGCCGGACCTTCGCGGTCGGCGGCAACGCCGAGGCGGCCCGGCTGGCCGGCATCAAGGTCCAGCGGCACACCGTCGCGCTCTACGTGCTGCTGGGAGTGTGCTGCGGCATCGCCGCGGTGATGCTGATGGCCCGCACCACCACGGGCACCTCCACCCACGGCGTGCTGTACGAGCTGGACGCGATCGCGGCGGTGGTGATCGGCGGCACGCTGCTGTCCGGCGGCCGCGGCACGATCGTCGGCACCGTGTTCGGCGTGCTCATCTTCACCACCCTGAACAACGTCTTCACCCTCAACAACCTGAGCCTGTCCGCCCAGTCGGTGGCGAAGGGCCTGATCATCGTGATCGCGGTCCTCCTCCAGCAACGCCTGGCCGCCCGCGCCACCAGTTCCTAG
- a CDS encoding sugar ABC transporter ATP-binding protein, with protein sequence MDGELLRMTGIVKQFPGVRALDGVDLDVRRGEVHCLLGQNGAGKSTLIRVLTGAHQPDQGTIIVNGNEVALNSPTAAIDLGIAAIYQELDLVPDLTVAENVFLGHEPARFGMTRRHETNVRARELLTGLGHGEIPVGRAVGLLPAAGQQVVSMARALSRDAQLIVMDEPSAVLDPEEVSNLFRVIRDLTARGVAVIYISHRLEEIREIGDRVTVLKDGATVATGLDARETPTSELIRLMTGRSIEYVFPPRAAVPGDAKTVLEVTGLSRPREFADIGFAVRAGEILGLTGLVGSGRSEVLETVYGARRPATGTVKVDGVELRPGRVQAAVKAGVGLAPEERKSQALLLDEAVYKNITVSSMQRFASAGWLNGHAERTAAEELTKALDVRPAGVDHPVRNLSGGNQQKVVLARWLLRDCRVLLLDEPTRGVDVGARSEIYALIRKLAANGVAIVLVSSEVEEVLGLADRVVVMREGRAVHTGPAQDIDEHRVLDLVMEGSAV encoded by the coding sequence GTGGACGGCGAGTTGCTGCGAATGACGGGCATCGTCAAGCAGTTTCCGGGAGTGCGGGCGCTGGACGGCGTGGACCTGGACGTCCGGCGGGGCGAGGTGCACTGCCTGCTGGGCCAGAACGGCGCCGGCAAGTCGACGCTGATCAGGGTGCTGACCGGCGCGCACCAGCCGGACCAGGGCACGATCATCGTCAACGGCAACGAGGTCGCGCTGAACAGCCCGACCGCGGCGATCGACCTGGGGATCGCGGCGATCTACCAGGAGCTCGACCTGGTGCCGGACCTGACCGTCGCCGAGAACGTGTTCCTCGGTCACGAGCCGGCCCGGTTCGGCATGACGCGCCGGCACGAGACGAACGTGCGGGCCCGCGAGCTGCTGACCGGCCTCGGTCACGGCGAGATCCCGGTCGGCCGCGCGGTCGGTCTGCTGCCGGCCGCGGGCCAGCAGGTGGTGAGCATGGCGAGAGCGCTTTCTCGTGACGCTCAGCTGATCGTGATGGACGAGCCGTCGGCGGTGCTCGACCCCGAAGAGGTGAGCAACCTGTTCCGGGTGATCCGCGACCTGACCGCTCGCGGCGTCGCGGTCATCTACATCTCGCACCGGCTCGAGGAGATCCGCGAGATCGGCGACCGGGTCACCGTGCTCAAGGACGGTGCGACCGTCGCGACCGGCCTGGACGCGCGCGAGACGCCGACCTCCGAGCTGATCCGCCTGATGACCGGCCGCTCGATCGAGTACGTGTTCCCGCCGCGCGCGGCGGTCCCGGGCGACGCGAAGACCGTGCTCGAGGTGACCGGCCTGTCCCGGCCGCGCGAGTTCGCCGACATCGGGTTCGCGGTCCGGGCCGGCGAGATCCTCGGCCTGACCGGACTGGTCGGCTCCGGCCGGTCCGAAGTACTGGAGACCGTGTACGGCGCCCGGCGACCGGCGACCGGAACGGTCAAGGTCGACGGGGTCGAGCTGAGGCCCGGCCGGGTCCAGGCGGCGGTGAAGGCCGGTGTCGGTCTGGCGCCGGAGGAGCGCAAGAGCCAGGCGCTGCTGCTGGACGAAGCGGTCTACAAGAACATCACGGTCTCCAGCATGCAGCGGTTCGCGAGCGCGGGATGGCTCAACGGGCACGCCGAGCGCACGGCCGCCGAGGAACTGACCAAGGCGCTGGACGTCCGGCCGGCCGGAGTCGACCACCCGGTGCGCAACCTGTCCGGCGGCAACCAGCAGAAGGTCGTGCTGGCGCGCTGGCTGCTCCGGGACTGCCGGGTGCTGCTGCTCGACGAGCCGACCCGGGGCGTCGACGTCGGCGCGCGCTCGGAGATCTACGCGCTGATCCGCAAGCTGGCGGCGAACGGGGTCGCGATCGTGCTGGTCTCCAGCGAGGTCGAGGAAGTGCTCGGTCTGGCCGACCGGGTCGTGGTGATGCGGGAGGGGCGGGCCGTGCACACCGGACCCGCGCAGGACATCGACGAACACCGGGTCCTCGACCTGGTGATGGAAGGAAGTGCCGTGTGA
- a CDS encoding ROK family transcriptional regulator, which translates to MGSLMLTEGRAGGGVVAADHVSLRRNNLSVVLRHVRAAGPRSRARIAAETGLNKATVSSLVAELVDRGLLREGRAESERGALGRPGQLVELDGSAVCGVGAEINVDYLAVTALDLGGEIVTERRVPLDVAHLDPGTTLDQLAELISGAVRVVEARGGEAAGVTLAVPGLVQSTTGSLRLAPNLGWAELPIVDLMQERLDAPAYPVRVDNEANLAALAAYTELRKDTDGKAEDIVLLTGAVGVGGGMVAGGHLLPGGHGFSGEVGHMPVAPAGGICGCGRTGCWETVVGLTALLNKATDPDDPVRDPSLDVEQRLAEITRRAEAGEARTLRALADVGTWLGIGGAILVNILNPNALVLGGYFAVLGPWLKEPLESAIRDRVIAPDGGGCRVVQSELGFTAAVRGGALISLDQVFLDPTLIGRDATGVAQ; encoded by the coding sequence GTGGGGAGCCTCATGCTGACCGAAGGGCGGGCAGGCGGTGGTGTGGTCGCTGCGGACCACGTCTCGCTGCGCCGCAACAACTTGTCCGTCGTGCTGCGGCACGTGCGGGCTGCCGGTCCCCGTTCCCGCGCCCGGATCGCCGCCGAGACCGGCCTGAACAAGGCCACCGTCTCCAGTCTGGTCGCCGAGCTGGTCGACCGTGGCCTGCTCCGTGAGGGCCGGGCCGAGTCCGAGCGAGGAGCCCTCGGACGGCCGGGGCAGCTGGTCGAGCTCGACGGCAGCGCTGTCTGCGGAGTCGGCGCCGAGATCAACGTCGACTACCTCGCCGTCACCGCGCTCGACCTCGGCGGCGAGATCGTCACCGAACGGCGCGTACCGCTCGACGTCGCTCACCTCGATCCCGGCACGACGCTCGACCAGCTGGCGGAGCTGATCAGCGGGGCTGTGCGGGTCGTCGAAGCCCGCGGCGGCGAGGCCGCCGGGGTCACGCTCGCGGTTCCTGGCCTGGTGCAGAGCACGACCGGTTCCTTGCGGCTCGCGCCGAACCTGGGGTGGGCGGAGCTGCCGATCGTCGACCTGATGCAGGAGCGGCTCGACGCACCGGCGTACCCGGTGCGGGTGGACAACGAGGCCAACCTGGCGGCGCTCGCGGCGTACACCGAGCTGCGCAAGGACACCGACGGCAAAGCCGAGGACATCGTGCTGCTGACGGGCGCGGTCGGTGTCGGTGGCGGGATGGTCGCGGGGGGCCATCTGCTGCCTGGTGGGCACGGGTTCAGCGGCGAGGTCGGGCACATGCCGGTCGCTCCGGCCGGTGGGATCTGCGGCTGTGGCCGGACCGGGTGCTGGGAGACGGTTGTCGGTCTGACGGCGTTGCTGAACAAGGCGACCGACCCTGATGACCCGGTTCGCGATCCGTCGCTCGACGTGGAGCAGCGGCTGGCCGAGATCACCCGGCGGGCCGAGGCCGGCGAGGCGCGGACGCTGCGCGCGCTCGCCGATGTCGGGACGTGGCTGGGCATCGGCGGCGCGATCCTGGTGAACATCCTGAACCCGAACGCGCTGGTGCTCGGCGGGTACTTCGCGGTGCTCGGTCCGTGGCTGAAGGAACCGCTGGAGAGCGCGATCCGCGATCGGGTCATCGCGCCGGACGGTGGCGGGTGCCGGGTGGTGCAGTCGGAGCTCGGGTTCACGGCGGCGGTCCGCGGTGGGGCGCTGATCTCGCTGGACCAGGTCTTCCTCGACCCGACCCTGATCGGCCGCGACGCCACCGGAGTCGCCCAGTGA
- a CDS encoding glycoside hydrolase family 71/99-like protein, with product MALTRRTFLAASAAGAATAATGASVGGALTASATTATPVASPPGDVVGKITVGYQGWFACAGDGAPINGWWHWSNNWGQPPSPTNNALGSWPDVRDYTRTYQTAYSNLGNGQPAKLFSSYDQQTVNTHFQWMQQHGCDTAALQRFNPFGGEGPTRDAMAVKVRQAAEQYGRKFYIMYDATGWQNMQSEMKQDWTSKMSAYTASPAYARQNGKPVVCIWGFGFNEGNKTWPAAVCLDVVNWFKSQGCYVIGGVPTHWRRGVEDSRPGYLDVYHAFNMLSPWMVGRITDLAGADHFYDNVYLQDQADCNAHGIDYQPCVIPGDLQSGHRRHGDLMWRQFYNLKRVGVQGLYISMFDEYNEGNQIAKTAESAAWVPQGSGIRALDEDGTACSADYYLRLTNDGGRMFKGQLALTPNRPTPPMPAQGTGGVIFYEHVDYGGTPGQPLAKGNYTRAQLQAAGVQDNWASSVRIPSGWTVTAYSEDNFGGQSWTWTANTANFTTLSPNANDHLTSCRIQ from the coding sequence ATGGCACTCACACGACGTACTTTTCTGGCCGCGTCCGCGGCCGGCGCCGCCACCGCGGCCACCGGCGCCTCGGTCGGAGGCGCGCTGACCGCTTCTGCCACGACGGCAACACCGGTGGCGAGCCCTCCCGGCGACGTGGTCGGCAAGATCACCGTGGGCTACCAGGGCTGGTTCGCCTGCGCCGGGGACGGTGCCCCGATCAACGGCTGGTGGCACTGGAGCAACAACTGGGGCCAGCCGCCGTCGCCGACCAACAACGCACTCGGCAGCTGGCCGGACGTCCGCGACTACACAAGGACCTACCAGACGGCGTACTCGAACCTCGGCAACGGCCAGCCTGCCAAGCTGTTCTCGTCGTACGACCAGCAAACGGTGAACACGCACTTCCAGTGGATGCAGCAGCACGGCTGCGACACCGCGGCTCTGCAGCGGTTCAACCCATTCGGCGGCGAGGGGCCGACCCGCGACGCGATGGCGGTCAAGGTGCGCCAGGCCGCCGAACAGTACGGCCGGAAGTTCTACATCATGTACGACGCCACCGGCTGGCAGAACATGCAGTCGGAGATGAAGCAGGACTGGACCAGCAAGATGAGCGCGTACACGGCCTCACCGGCGTACGCGCGGCAGAACGGGAAACCGGTCGTCTGCATCTGGGGCTTCGGGTTCAACGAGGGAAACAAGACCTGGCCCGCAGCGGTCTGCCTGGACGTGGTCAACTGGTTCAAGAGCCAGGGCTGCTACGTGATCGGCGGCGTGCCGACGCACTGGCGACGCGGCGTCGAGGACTCGCGCCCCGGCTACCTGGACGTCTACCACGCCTTCAACATGCTCTCCCCGTGGATGGTCGGGCGGATCACCGACCTCGCCGGCGCGGACCACTTCTACGACAACGTCTATCTGCAGGACCAGGCCGACTGCAACGCCCACGGCATCGACTACCAGCCGTGCGTGATCCCCGGCGACCTGCAGTCCGGACACCGCCGGCACGGGGATCTGATGTGGCGGCAGTTCTACAACCTGAAGCGGGTCGGCGTGCAGGGTTTGTACATCTCGATGTTCGACGAGTACAACGAGGGCAACCAGATCGCCAAGACCGCGGAGAGCGCGGCCTGGGTTCCGCAGGGATCGGGGATCCGGGCGCTCGACGAGGACGGCACCGCCTGCTCCGCGGACTACTACTTGCGGCTCACCAACGACGGCGGGCGCATGTTCAAGGGTCAGCTCGCGCTCACCCCGAACCGGCCGACCCCGCCGATGCCGGCCCAGGGCACCGGCGGCGTGATCTTCTACGAGCACGTCGACTACGGCGGCACCCCGGGACAGCCGCTTGCCAAGGGCAACTACACCCGCGCCCAGCTGCAGGCCGCCGGCGTCCAGGACAACTGGGCGTCGTCGGTCCGGATCCCGTCCGGCTGGACGGTCACCGCGTACTCCGAGGACAACTTCGGCGGCCAGTCCTGGACCTGGACGGCGAACACCGCGAACTTCACCACCCTGTCACCCAACGCCAACGACCACCTGACCTCCTGCCGCATCCAGTGA
- a CDS encoding response regulator: protein MAVRVLVADDQVVVRAGFAAIVNAEPDLTVVGQAGDGTTAVSLAGELDPDVVLMDIRMPGLDGLSATRLITGRGDRPRVLVLTTFDLDAYVYEALRSGASGFLLKDARPEDLLTAIRVIAAGDGMLAPTVTRRLIHAFAQAAPTPGTSQTLDRLTPREREVLALLAAGRSNAEIGDELGVATGTVKTHVNALLSKLDARDRVQATIIAYDTGLVRPRDPHIR from the coding sequence ATGGCTGTCCGGGTGCTGGTGGCCGACGATCAGGTGGTGGTCCGCGCGGGGTTCGCCGCGATCGTGAACGCGGAGCCTGACCTGACCGTCGTCGGCCAGGCAGGTGACGGCACGACGGCGGTGTCCCTGGCGGGCGAGCTCGATCCCGACGTGGTGCTGATGGACATCCGCATGCCCGGTCTGGACGGCCTCTCGGCAACCCGGCTGATCACCGGTCGCGGGGACCGGCCACGCGTGCTCGTGCTCACCACCTTCGACCTCGACGCCTACGTGTACGAGGCGCTGAGGTCCGGCGCGTCCGGGTTCCTGCTCAAGGACGCCCGACCCGAAGACCTGCTGACCGCCATCCGGGTCATCGCGGCCGGCGACGGGATGCTGGCGCCGACGGTGACCCGCCGGCTGATCCATGCCTTCGCCCAAGCAGCCCCCACGCCGGGAACAAGCCAGACCCTCGACCGACTCACCCCGCGCGAGCGCGAAGTCCTGGCGCTGCTGGCCGCAGGTCGCAGCAACGCCGAGATCGGCGACGAACTCGGCGTGGCGACCGGCACCGTGAAAACCCATGTGAACGCGCTGCTGAGCAAGCTCGACGCCCGGGACCGCGTGCAGGCGACCATCATCGCCTACGACACCGGACTCGTCCGCCCTCGCGATCCGCACATCCGCTGA